CACTTCCTCTATTACCCCATCAAGCGCCCGTACCTGCCTAGGGCCAAACTCCTGAATGCGGCTAACAATCGATTGCGCCAAGCTCTCTGGCGCCGATGCGCCCGCAGTTAAACCTACCCGTTTTTTACCAGCGAACCATTCTGGCTTTAACTGATCTGGTGAATCCACCATGTAAGACGGAACACCGAGCTTTTCAGAAAGCTCACGCAAGCGATTAGAGTTCGAGCTTGTCGCACTTCCCACCACAATAACGACTTCAACCTGAGGCGCCATAAATTTCACAGCATCCTGACGATTCTGAGTGGCATAACAAATATCTTGTTTGCGGGGCTGAACAATATTGGGAAACTTCATCGTTAGCGCATCGACAATTTCTTTTGTCTCATCTACCGAGAGTGTTGTCTGGGTAACAAATGCAATCTTTTCATCGGCCGGGAAAGGCAAGGATCCCGCATCACCAACTCTCTCGATTAAGAAGACACCCTCTTTCACCTGCCCCATCGTTCCTTCAACTTCAGGATGTCCAGCGTGACCAATCATCAATACCGTGAAGCCGTCTTTACACATCTTGACAACTTCAAGATGAACTTTAGTTACCAAGGGACATGTAGCGTCATATACCTGCAAACCCCGCGCCTCGGCATCCTTGCGAACTTCCTGAGAAACCCCATGAGCACTAAATACAACAATGCCGCCTTTGGGAACCTCATGCAATTCATCTACAAATACCGCGCCCTTATCGCGCAACTCATTGACTACATAGGCGTTATGAACAATTTCATGGCGCACATATATTGGTGCGCCAAAACGATTGAGCGCCTCATTAACGATGTTGATGGCACGATCTACGCCTGCGCAAAAACCACGCGGCTGAGCCATCAAAATTTCCGGTTGATTAGAGTCGCTCATGATTTACAAAATCGCCACAATCTCTGCTTCAAAGGTAACCGGTCTGCCAGCCAATGGATGGTTAAAGTCAAACCAAGCACCCTCTTCATTAATCGATTGCAGCACGCCTGCATATTGAGCGCCACCAGGCGCATTGAACTCAATCACATCCCCAGGATTAAATTCCACATCATCATCGCGACCTTCTTTAAGCGCCTTCAAAGATACCCATTGCACCAAATCTTCTTTGCGCTCACCAAAACTTTCTTCCGGCGCAAGCAGCGCACTTTTTTTCTCACCAACACCTAAACCTAGCAATACATTCTCAAAGCAAGGAGCAAATTGTCCAGACCCCATCAAAACCGTCGCAGGACGATCGACAAAAGTGTTGATGTAATCCTCCCCACTGGGCAAAGTGAGCCGATAGTTGAGGGTCAGATAGGAATTAGGCAAAACAGTAAGCTTAGTCATAAGGTGATTGTATCTAGGCCTGCGCTGGCTGTGCACTCCCCCATTACGGGCTGGCCAAAAAATGAGCAGCCTCGAGAAAAACTGCGCTTAAATGGCGCAGGGGCACTTTCTGATGCAGAACTACTTGCCATCTTTTTGCGGGTTGGGGTTAAGGGCAAAAGTGCTGTTGCCCTTGCCAAAGATTTACTGCATCACTTTGGGAGCCTCCCCCGACTATTAGCCAGCACTCCCGAAGAATTCACGCGCCTCCATGGCATGGGTCTTTCTAAATGGTCTCAAATTCAGGCGGCATATGAGCTGGTTAAGAGAAGTCTAGAGGATGGCTTGACCCATGACCCCATATTTTCATCGCCTAATCACGTCAGAGAGTTCTTGCAGGCCAAAATTGGCCGCCTCCCCCATGAGGTCTTTCTGTGCCTCTACCTAGACTCCCGGCTCCACCTGATTGAATGTGATGAGCTTTTTAGGGGGTCTATTGCCCAAACAGCCATCTATCCCCGTGAGATCCTAAAAGAAGCCCTTGCTAAAAATGCTAGCGCCCTAATCGTGGCCCATAACCACCCCAGCGGCAATCCATTACCGAGCGAAGCAGATCAAAAACTCACCAAAGTACTAGCAAATGCCTTGCAACTGGTAGATATTCAGCTCCTGGATCACTGTATTGTGAGTGGCAGCGGTTTTTTCTCCTTTTCTGATTCTGGGCTTATGGATATTGGACTTAAAGGATAGTAAATGCTAACTTGATAGGCAATTTTCTACCTAGATACCCCCTTTATGCTCAATTCCCCTCAAACAAAGCTATTTAGGGCTAGCCGAAAATAGGCTGAGACTGATACAATCTTCTTTTTTCGCAATTAATGGAGTTATGTCATGGCAAAAGTTTGCCAAGTCACTGGGAAGAAGCCGATGGTTGGCAACAATGTATCCCATGCAAACAATAAAACGAAGCGTCGCTTTTTGCCGAATTTGCAAAATCGTCGTTTCTGGGTTGAATCTGAAAACCGTTGGATTAGCTTGCGCTTAACCAATGCTGGTTTGCGCGTAATCGACAAGAACGGCATCGATGCTGTGTTGTCTGATCTTCGTGCACGTGGCGAAATTTAAGGAGCGCAGAAATGGCTAAAGGCGGCAGAGAAAAAATCAAGTTAGAGTCATCAGCAGGTACTGGTCACTTCTACACAACTTCAAAAAACAAGCGTACAAAGCCTGAGAAAATGGAGATCATGAAGTTTGATCCAACTATTCGCAAGCACGTTGCTTACAAAGAAACAAAGCTGAAGTAATTACTTCTTTCAGCAAATAAAAAACCCGCTACATCAGCGGGTTTTTTATTGTCTAGAAATTCTTCTAAGCACTTGGTATAAATTTTTCCTTTAGGCGTAACGACGCAATCTCAAAGAAAACTCACGTAGGCTTGTTAAGCCACTTTCTTCAGCGCGCTGACACCAAGCGTGCAACTGAGAAAGTAATTGCTCTTTGGTGGCATTAGAGCGGCCCCAGATAGCTTGAAGATCGCGGCGCATCTCAATCATCTTGCGTAGCTGAGCATTGCTAGCCATGAGCTCCTCAAGCTTTGCTTTTTCTTCCTCGGTCAAGCGGGACTCATCTTTAGCCAACCAGGTGCGAGCATCACCTAAATGGGATGCCAAGACCTGCATATGCTGCACTTCATTACTAAAGAAGTTGCGCAATGTCTTGCTATAACGCGCCATAATTTCGTAGCGGTTTGCAATGATGGCCTCTAAAGTGCTCTGATCAGCAGGGCGTAAGTCGCTTAGTACTGGCTTGGGTGGAGTCTTCTTTACAGTAGCCAAGCCAACTGCACTCATCATCTGGATATACATCCAACCAATATCAAACTCATACCATTTGTTTGACAGCTTCGCACTCGTTGCAAAGGTGTGATGATTATTGTGCAACTCTTCGCCACCAATCAAAATACCCCAAGGCACAATATTTCGGGAAGCATCTTCGTAATCAAAATTACGATAGCCCCAATAGTGACCGATACCGTTAATAATGCCGGCCGCAGTAATCGGAATCCAAAGCATTTGCACTGCCCAAACTGTTAGGCCAATCGCGCCAAACAAAAACACATCGATGATGAGCATAATGGCAACGCCCTGCCAAGAAAACTTGGAGTAGATGTTGTGCTCGATCCAATCATCTGGAGTGCCGTGACCAAACTTGTCCAAAGTCTCTTGATTGGCTGCTTCTTGTTTATAGAGTTCCGCTCCACGAGAGAGTACTGTATTAATACCCAAAACCTGTGGGCTATGAGGATCATCAACAGTTTCACATTTAGCGTGATGCTTGCGATGAATCGCCGCCCACTCTTTGGTAACCATGCCGGTTGTTAGCCAAAGCCAAAAACGGAAGAAGTGAGAAACGATCGGATGCAGATCCAATGCCCGGTGCGCTTGGCAGCGGTGTAAGAAAATGGTCACCGCAGCAATCGTGATGTGCGTAACGATTAAGGTGAAAACAACTATCTTCCACCATGACCAATCCAAATATCCATTAGCAAGCCAATGGAGGAACAAATCAAAACCTGAAGCTGTATTCAAAAGGGAATCCCTAAAGAGGTCTAAAACTCTATTTTAGTTCTTTAGGAGTCTTCTTGTTTTTGACCTTAGTCTCTTTTTGGGCGTCTTTTTCTGATTCGGCAACTGGGGCAGCAGCTTTCTTCTGGAATACAGCACCAAAGAAGCCATCTGTTCCATGAATATGGGGCCATAACTGCCACCAAGGATTGTCCGAACTACAACCTATCGGTAATTTATCCTTAGGAAACAATGGTTTAAGAACTTCAGCTGCTGGAACAGCCTCAAATTGAGGATGTTTTGCCAGAAAATCTTCTGCAATGGCTTGATTCTCCTGGGGTAACAGGCTGCAGGTGGCATAAACCAAGCGTCCGCCTGGTTTTAACAAGCGCGCAGCCGAGGTCAAGATATTCATCTGCTTCTGATTGAGCTCCAAGACTCCAGCAGGGGTCTGGCGCCATTTCAAATCAGGATTGCGTCGCAAGGTACCCATACCACTACAAGGGGCATCCACTAGGACACGATCAATCTTGCCGGCCAAGCGTTTGATCTTGGCGTCATTCTCACTATCAATCCACACTGGATGCACATTAGAAAGGCCACTACGTGCCTGCCTTGGCTTCAAATTCGCTAAACGACGCTCTGATGTATCTAAAGCATATAAACGCCCTGTAGAGCGCATGATCGCTCCGATGGCCAAAGTCTTGCCGCCAGCTCCAGCGCAAAAGTCGACAACCATCTCACCACGTTTAGGTGCGAGCAAGTAAGCCAAAAGCTGACTACCTTCATCTTGAACTTCAAACATACCCGCTTTAAAACCAGCAGTATTTTGCAGAGCAGGTTTGCCCATAATGCGCACGCCATCAGGCGCATAAGGAGTTGGAATTGCTTGATAGCGACCACCCAATGCATTCATCTGCACAAGCAGTTCTTCGCGATTGGTTTTCATGGTGTTCGCACGTAAATCTAACAGTGCTGGATGCATTAATGACTTAGCTAAATCTTCTCGAGCTTCTTCACCGGGATATTTTCCAAATGCATCCCACAACCACTCTGGCAAATTGTTGCGCACGAGAGGATTTAATGCCGCAGGATCAACCGTTGCAAAACGTTGCAGCCACTCATATTCACCGGGCTTAAGAACGTGCGCCAAGTCGGCGATAGCGCTCTCTGCACGATTAGCAGAACCCAATCCGCCTTCAGACAGAGCGGACAGCAAACCCAATAGGGCTAAGCGTCTAGGCTGAGAGCCTTCGCCGCTCGAAGCAAATTGAGAGAACTCATTTTTACGACGCAAAATGGCGAACGCACTCTCAGCAATCAAAGCACGATCGCGATTTCCGAGTTGTTTTTCTTCTCTGAAATAACGGCTGACTACTCGGTCAGCTGGCTGCTCAAAACTCAGCAATTCGGGAAGTAAACGCTCCAGATGGATTGCATGCTGCGGTAATGCTTTTGCATTGGAAAAATTCTTTTGACCTTCTGGTGCAATTAAATTACCACTGGCATTACGACGCTCAGGACGACGCAATGGATCTTTCGATTTAGTCGCGTAACTTTTGTGTGGGGCTAGTCTGCTGCCAGATCTGCGGGGTGGACGTTCTGCACTCATAATTTAAAAAATTGCGACTCCGGGGGTTGTAACTTCACTTGATTACCTTCTATTCGCAATCGTCCATCGAGGAACCATTTTACGGCCCGTGGGTAAATTTGATGCTCGGCAGCCAAAACACGGGCTGCCAAGGTGTCTGCATCATCACTTTTCAGCACTGGAACTGAGGCCTGACAAATAATCGGACCCTCATCCACACCCTCATTCACAAAGTGCACGGTGGCACCATGCTCCTTCACACCAGCCTCCAGAGCCCGCTCGTGGGTATGTAAACCGGGGAAGGCGGGCAACAAGGCTGGATGGATATTGATCAAGCGACCCTCAAAATGGCGAATAAAGCCTGGAGTCAAAATTCTCATAAAGCCTGCAAGAACCACCAAATCAGCCCCTAAGGCATCAATCTGCGCAATTAAGGCAGCATCAAAGGATTCTCGGGTTGCATGCTCTTTATGCTCAATGGTAAAGGCCGGAATACCCTGCGAGCGAGCAAAATCAAGGCCCTTAGCCGCCGAGTGATTCGCTATAACCCCAGCAAAAGTGACTGGCCATTGCTCTTTTTGAGCCATTTTGACGATGGCCTCGAAATTAGATCCGCGGCCGGAGATTAAGGTGACGATAGAAGGCATGCCCACAATATAATTGATGGCTACCCTGAAAGCGATTTTGTGAACGTATTCCGTGGCCCCACCCAGTTTTCTGCAGGACCTGCTTGTGCCCTAACCATCGGTAATTTCGATGGCGTGCACAGGGGTCATCGCGCCCTGCTCAAGGAGTTGGTTGATGGCGCCAAGGATCAAGGTCTGGTCAGTTGCGTAATGACCTTTGAGCCACATCCAAAAGAATTCTTTTCACCCGAACAAGCCCCTCCCCGCATTCTGAATTTGCGCGACAAATTAGCCGCACTTGCCGAGCTTGGAATAGATCGTGTTGTTGTAGAGCACTTCAACTCTGCTTTTGCCAAACTGTCGCCTGAAGAATTTGTTTCAGAAATTATTGTTAAACGACTGAACGCTAAATGGATTTTGATTGGTGATGATTTTTGCTATGGTGCAAAACGTGCAGGCAACTTTGCTAGCCTAAAAGCTGCTGGTGAAGAATATGGCTTTAAAGTCTCTAGCATCCAAACCATTCAAGAAAATGGTGAGCGTATTTCTAGTTCTGCACTTCGTACTGCGCTAGCTTCTGGTGACATGCAGTTAGCTGAAAAATTATTAGGACGTCCTTACGGAATATCTGGGCACGTACTTCATGGTCAGAAGCTAGGACGTCAACTTGGATTCCCCACTTTGAATTTAGCAGTTGCCAATCATCTCCACCATCGCAAACCGGCAACGACCGGAATCTTCACTGCACAAGTTTTAGGCTTAAGTGATCAGCCACTGCCTGCTGTGGCGAGCTTGGGTGTCAGACCAACAGTGGAAGATGAAGGCAGAGTATTGCTAGAAACCCACATCTTTGATTACAACGCGGATGTTTACGGAAAAATTATTACCGTAGAGCTATTAGAAAAAATCCGCGATGAGGCGAAGTACCCAGACCTCGAAACCCTTACACAGGCGATTGCAGCAGATGCAACGCATGCCAGAAATTATTTCCAGAAAAAAGCTTATGTCTGAAAAAGAAAACTCTTATCCCGTCAATCTACTAGATACTTCCTTCCCAATGCGAGGAGATCTAGCTAAGCGCGAACCACAATGGGTAGCTGGCTGGCAAAAAAACAAGCTCTACGAAAAGATTCGTGCGGCCCATGCCAATCAACCAAAATTCATTCTGCACGATGGCCCTCCTTATGCAAATGGCGATATTCATATCGGACACGCAGTAAACAAGATTTTGAAAGACATGATCGTCAAATCACGCTGGCTCATGGGCTTTGACTCTGTTTATGTACCCGGCTGGGATTGTCATGGCATGCCGATTGAAATTCAGATTGAAAAAGAATTTGGCAAGAACTTACCAACCGCTGAAGTGCAAGCTAAAGCGCGTGCCTATGCGCATGTTCAAGTGGAAAAACAGAAGAAAGATTTCGAACGCTTAGGTGTATTGGGTGATTGGAATAACCCCTACCTCACTATGAACTTCCGCAATGAGGCTGATGAAATTCGCGCCCTTGGGAAAATCTGGGAAAAAGGATATGTCTTCCGCGGATTGAAACCGGTGAACTGGTGCTTTGATTGTGGCTCCGCGCTAGCTGAAGCGGAAGTGGAATACCAAGATAAAACTGACCCAACGGTGGATGTTGGCTTTGCCTTTGATGATGCGCAGCGCCCACTGCTAGCAAAAGCATTTGGACTTGCCGAGCTACCAAATAAACCAGGCCAAATTGTTATTTGGACAACAACCCCGTGGACCATTCCCGCTAACCAAGCAATGAATGTCCATCCAGAACTCACTTACGCTCTAGTTGATGTTGGTGACAAGTTACTGATTCTGGCAAAGGATCGGGTTGAGATTTGTTTGCAAGACTATGCCCTGGAAGGCAAAGTGATAGCCACTTGCCAAGGCGCTCAATTGGCAAACATTTCTTTCTGGCATCCACTAGCTCCTTTGCACGAAGGTTATAAGCGTCTCTCCCCAATTTATCCTGCTGAGTACGTCACGCTCGATACCGGTACTGGCATCGTTCACTCAGCACCTGCCTATGGTGAGGAAGACTTTAAATCCTGCAAAGCCAATAAGCTTGCCGATAAAGACATTCTCAATCCAGTGATGGGCAATGGGGTGTACGCATCATGGTTGCCACTCTTCGCCAATGAATACATCTGGAAAGCAAATCCCAAGATTGTTGAAGCGATGCGCGAAGCAGGCAGCCTCCTGCGTGATAAAACGTATACCCACTCTTATATGCATTGCTGGCGTCACAAGTCGCCGATTATTTATCGCGCAACCTCACAATGGTTTGCCAGCATGGACAAGAAACCGTCCGATGGCAAAGCAAGCTTGCGTGAGACTGCATTAGCGGGCATCGATAGTACTGAGTTTTTCCCGGCATGGGGCAAACAACGTCTTAACAGCATGATTGCCAATCGTCCTGACTGGACTTTGTCACGTCAGCGCCAATGGGGCGTGCCAATGGCGTTCTTTGTACATAAGGAAAGTGGTGAGCCACATCCACGTACTGTTGAACTACTCGAAGAAATCGCTAAGCGTGTAGAAAAAGAAGGTATTGAAGCCTGGCAAAAATTAGAAGTTGCCGAGCTACTGGGCGAAGAAGCAGCACAGTATGAAAAGAACCGTGACACCTTAGATGTCTGGTTTGATTCTGGAACAACTCATTGGCATGTCATTCGTGGATCGCACCGTGATGAGTTATTAGCTACTGATGCAGAAACACCAAACGGTCGCTTGGCTGATTTATATCTCGAGGGTTCAGATCAACATCGCGGCTGGTTCCACTCCTCCTTGCTAACGGGCGCCATGCTCGATGGCAAGCCGCCCTATAAGGCACTCCTTACGCATGGCTTTACCGTCGATGGTCAAGGCCGCAAGATGAGTAAATCCGTGGGCAATGTGATTGCGCCTCAACAAGTTGCCGACAAGCTCGGTGCTGAGATCATTCGCCTCTGGGTTGCCTCTACCGACTACTCGGGTGAAATGACGATCTCAGACGAGATTCTCAAACGCGTTACCGAGAGCTATCGTCGTATTCGTAATACTTTGCGCTTCTTGCTAGCCAACCTATCTGATTTTGATCCTAGCAAGCACACGATGCCTGCTGAGCAGTGGCTTGAGATTGATCGCTACGCAGTTGCTCTTGCAAATCAATTGCAGAGTGATACTGAAGCGCATTACAAGGCATATGAATTCCAACCAGCAGTAGCTCGCATGCTGTCTTTCTGCTCCGAGGACTTGGGCGGCTTCTATTTGGATATTCTGAAGGACCGCCTCTACACGAGCGCACCCGACTCTCCTGACCGCCGCGCTGCTCAGAACGCCCTATTCCATATCACCCGAAACCTCTTAAAGTGGCTATCGCCATTCCTCTCCTTCACCGCAGAGGAAGCCTGGAAAGACTTCCCCCATGGCTCAGGCAGCAAGCCTGCAGAATCGATCTTTATGGAAGAGTTCGGCAAGTTCCCTAAGATTGCTCATGCTGAGGAATTGCTGGCCAAATGGAATCGTATTCGCGAAATTCGCTCCGAAGTGACTAAGGCAATTGAGCTTGAGCGCGAAGCAGGCAATGTAGGCTCATCGCTGCAAGCTGAACTCACGATTAAAGTTGGTGATGTTGATTTCGCCATCCTCCACTCATTAGAAGATGATTTACGCTTTGTAACCATCACGTCTAGCGCCAATATTGAACTCAGTAATGAGGGGTTAGAAGTTTTGGTACGCGGTAGCCAATATAAAAAATGTGGCCGCTGCTGGCATCACACCAAAGATGTAGGAAGCAATGCCGACCATCCAGAATTATGTGGTCGCTGTCTTAGCAACTTGTTTGGTGATGGTGATCACCGCCTCTTCGCTTAAGTAACAACCATATGAAAAGTCTTGCTCTCCCTCGTTATCTAGCAATTGCTGTCGTTGTGCTATTGCTAGATCAACTTAGCAAGTGGTCGGCGCTCAGTAATTTGCAAATGGGCGTGCCTGAGCCAGTCCTGCCTTTTTTGAACTGGTTGCTTCTCTTTAATCCAGGTGCAGCATTTTCATTTCTGGCGCAAGGCTCTGGTTGGCAGCGTTGGTTCTTCACCATTCTTGGGCTAGCGGCATCCGTTTACATTATTTGGATGCTATATAAAAACCAAAGCGATAAGCTACTCTGCACAGCCTTGAGCCTCATTCTAGGCGGCGCACTGGGCAACGTCTTGGATCGCGTGATGTATGGCGCTGTAGTCGACTTTATTGACGTGTATTACGGCAACTGGCATTGGCCTGCATTTAATATTGCCGATAGCGCCATCTGCATCGGTGCTGCCCTCATTATTTGGGGTGAATTACGCAAGTCATTTGGCAAATCCGCCCAATCCCATTAAGCTGGCGCCATGCAATCACTTATTAATAAGAAGATCGTTCTCGGAATCTCTGGTGGAATAGCGGCCTATAAAGCCCCTGAGCTTGCACGTCAACTCATGCAAGAAGGCGCATCAGTACAAGTAGTGATGACCGAGGCGGCACAGCAATTTGTGACCCCTGTAACCATGCAAGCCCTCACAGGTAATCCGGTTTACTTGAGTCAATGGGATAGCACCATTCCAAACAATATGGCGCACATTGAGTTATCACGTTCTGCAGATGCCATTCTGATTGCGCCAGCAAGTGCAGATCTCATGGCCAAGCTTTCTCTGGGCTTAGCTGATGACTTACTGACTACCTTATGTCTTGCAAGAGATTGCCCTCTATTACTCACGCCGGCCATGAACAAGCAGATGTGGGAGCATGCGGCTACCCAAAGAAGCGTCAAACGACTTGCAGACGATGGCATTACCCTTCTTGGGCCTGCCAGCGGCTTCCAGGCTTGTGGTGAAGTAGGTATGGGCAGAATGCTCGAGCCCGCTGAAATCACCGAGCAAGTTATTGCCTTCTTTCAGAAAAAATTATTGGCCGGTAAAAAAGTATTAATTACTGGAGGCCCCACATTTGAAGCAATTGATCCAGTGCGCGGCATCACCAATCACAGCTCGGGCAAGATGGGTTTTGCAATCGCAAGAGCTGCTGTTGAGGCTGGCGCCCAAGTCCATTTAATTGCTGGGCCTTGCGATCTCAATACTCCGCTTGAAGCTACCGGAAAAATTACCCGCACCAATGTCGTTAGCGCCAAAGAAATGCATGCAGCCACTCTGAACGTAGCTGACTGCGATATTTTCTTTGCAGTCGCCGCCGTCGCTGACTGGGGTATTGCCAAGCCTGCCAAAGAAAAGATGAAACGCCAAGGTAACCAAGCACCTCATTTAGAGTTTTCAGCTAACCCAGACATTCTGCTTGATGTTGCTAAGACAGTGAAAACTAAAGGTGGTAAGCCGCACCCCTATTGCGTAGGCTTTGCAGCAGAGTCAACCGA
This is a stretch of genomic DNA from Polynucleobacter sp. JS-JIR-II-b4. It encodes these proteins:
- the rpmG gene encoding 50S ribosomal protein L33, translated to MAKGGREKIKLESSAGTGHFYTTSKNKRTKPEKMEIMKFDPTIRKHVAYKETKLK
- a CDS encoding bifunctional riboflavin kinase/FAD synthetase, which translates into the protein MNVFRGPTQFSAGPACALTIGNFDGVHRGHRALLKELVDGAKDQGLVSCVMTFEPHPKEFFSPEQAPPRILNLRDKLAALAELGIDRVVVEHFNSAFAKLSPEEFVSEIIVKRLNAKWILIGDDFCYGAKRAGNFASLKAAGEEYGFKVSSIQTIQENGERISSSALRTALASGDMQLAEKLLGRPYGISGHVLHGQKLGRQLGFPTLNLAVANHLHHRKPATTGIFTAQVLGLSDQPLPAVASLGVRPTVEDEGRVLLETHIFDYNADVYGKIITVELLEKIRDEAKYPDLETLTQAIAADATHARNYFQKKAYV
- the purN gene encoding phosphoribosylglycinamide formyltransferase — translated: MPSIVTLISGRGSNFEAIVKMAQKEQWPVTFAGVIANHSAAKGLDFARSQGIPAFTIEHKEHATRESFDAALIAQIDALGADLVVLAGFMRILTPGFIRHFEGRLINIHPALLPAFPGLHTHERALEAGVKEHGATVHFVNEGVDEGPIICQASVPVLKSDDADTLAARVLAAEHQIYPRAVKWFLDGRLRIEGNQVKLQPPESQFFKL
- the radC gene encoding DNA repair protein RadC, giving the protein MHSPITGWPKNEQPREKLRLNGAGALSDAELLAIFLRVGVKGKSAVALAKDLLHHFGSLPRLLASTPEEFTRLHGMGLSKWSQIQAAYELVKRSLEDGLTHDPIFSSPNHVREFLQAKIGRLPHEVFLCLYLDSRLHLIECDELFRGSIAQTAIYPREILKEALAKNASALIVAHNHPSGNPLPSEADQKLTKVLANALQLVDIQLLDHCIVSGSGFFSFSDSGLMDIGLKG
- the ileS gene encoding isoleucine--tRNA ligase is translated as MSRKKLMSEKENSYPVNLLDTSFPMRGDLAKREPQWVAGWQKNKLYEKIRAAHANQPKFILHDGPPYANGDIHIGHAVNKILKDMIVKSRWLMGFDSVYVPGWDCHGMPIEIQIEKEFGKNLPTAEVQAKARAYAHVQVEKQKKDFERLGVLGDWNNPYLTMNFRNEADEIRALGKIWEKGYVFRGLKPVNWCFDCGSALAEAEVEYQDKTDPTVDVGFAFDDAQRPLLAKAFGLAELPNKPGQIVIWTTTPWTIPANQAMNVHPELTYALVDVGDKLLILAKDRVEICLQDYALEGKVIATCQGAQLANISFWHPLAPLHEGYKRLSPIYPAEYVTLDTGTGIVHSAPAYGEEDFKSCKANKLADKDILNPVMGNGVYASWLPLFANEYIWKANPKIVEAMREAGSLLRDKTYTHSYMHCWRHKSPIIYRATSQWFASMDKKPSDGKASLRETALAGIDSTEFFPAWGKQRLNSMIANRPDWTLSRQRQWGVPMAFFVHKESGEPHPRTVELLEEIAKRVEKEGIEAWQKLEVAELLGEEAAQYEKNRDTLDVWFDSGTTHWHVIRGSHRDELLATDAETPNGRLADLYLEGSDQHRGWFHSSLLTGAMLDGKPPYKALLTHGFTVDGQGRKMSKSVGNVIAPQQVADKLGAEIIRLWVASTDYSGEMTISDEILKRVTESYRRIRNTLRFLLANLSDFDPSKHTMPAEQWLEIDRYAVALANQLQSDTEAHYKAYEFQPAVARMLSFCSEDLGGFYLDILKDRLYTSAPDSPDRRAAQNALFHITRNLLKWLSPFLSFTAEEAWKDFPHGSGSKPAESIFMEEFGKFPKIAHAEELLAKWNRIREIRSEVTKAIELEREAGNVGSSLQAELTIKVGDVDFAILHSLEDDLRFVTITSSANIELSNEGLEVLVRGSQYKKCGRCWHHTKDVGSNADHPELCGRCLSNLFGDGDHRLFA
- a CDS encoding fatty acid desaturase, translated to MNTASGFDLFLHWLANGYLDWSWWKIVVFTLIVTHITIAAVTIFLHRCQAHRALDLHPIVSHFFRFWLWLTTGMVTKEWAAIHRKHHAKCETVDDPHSPQVLGINTVLSRGAELYKQEAANQETLDKFGHGTPDDWIEHNIYSKFSWQGVAIMLIIDVFLFGAIGLTVWAVQMLWIPITAAGIINGIGHYWGYRNFDYEDASRNIVPWGILIGGEELHNNHHTFATSAKLSNKWYEFDIGWMYIQMMSAVGLATVKKTPPKPVLSDLRPADQSTLEAIIANRYEIMARYSKTLRNFFSNEVQHMQVLASHLGDARTWLAKDESRLTEEEKAKLEELMASNAQLRKMIEMRRDLQAIWGRSNATKEQLLSQLHAWCQRAEESGLTSLREFSLRLRRYA
- a CDS encoding peptidylprolyl isomerase, with translation MTKLTVLPNSYLTLNYRLTLPSGEDYINTFVDRPATVLMGSGQFAPCFENVLLGLGVGEKKSALLAPEESFGERKEDLVQWVSLKALKEGRDDDVEFNPGDVIEFNAPGGAQYAGVLQSINEEGAWFDFNHPLAGRPVTFEAEIVAIL
- a CDS encoding RsmB/NOP family class I SAM-dependent RNA methyltransferase; amino-acid sequence: MSAERPPRRSGSRLAPHKSYATKSKDPLRRPERRNASGNLIAPEGQKNFSNAKALPQHAIHLERLLPELLSFEQPADRVVSRYFREEKQLGNRDRALIAESAFAILRRKNEFSQFASSGEGSQPRRLALLGLLSALSEGGLGSANRAESAIADLAHVLKPGEYEWLQRFATVDPAALNPLVRNNLPEWLWDAFGKYPGEEAREDLAKSLMHPALLDLRANTMKTNREELLVQMNALGGRYQAIPTPYAPDGVRIMGKPALQNTAGFKAGMFEVQDEGSQLLAYLLAPKRGEMVVDFCAGAGGKTLAIGAIMRSTGRLYALDTSERRLANLKPRQARSGLSNVHPVWIDSENDAKIKRLAGKIDRVLVDAPCSGMGTLRRNPDLKWRQTPAGVLELNQKQMNILTSAARLLKPGGRLVYATCSLLPQENQAIAEDFLAKHPQFEAVPAAEVLKPLFPKDKLPIGCSSDNPWWQLWPHIHGTDGFFGAVFQKKAAAPVAESEKDAQKETKVKNKKTPKELK
- the ispH gene encoding 4-hydroxy-3-methylbut-2-enyl diphosphate reductase; this translates as MSDSNQPEILMAQPRGFCAGVDRAINIVNEALNRFGAPIYVRHEIVHNAYVVNELRDKGAVFVDELHEVPKGGIVVFSAHGVSQEVRKDAEARGLQVYDATCPLVTKVHLEVVKMCKDGFTVLMIGHAGHPEVEGTMGQVKEGVFLIERVGDAGSLPFPADEKIAFVTQTTLSVDETKEIVDALTMKFPNIVQPRKQDICYATQNRQDAVKFMAPQVEVVIVVGSATSSNSNRLRELSEKLGVPSYMVDSPDQLKPEWFAGKKRVGLTAGASAPESLAQSIVSRIQEFGPRQVRALDGVIEEVTFSLPKNLIG
- the lspA gene encoding signal peptidase II; the protein is MKSLALPRYLAIAVVVLLLDQLSKWSALSNLQMGVPEPVLPFLNWLLLFNPGAAFSFLAQGSGWQRWFFTILGLAASVYIIWMLYKNQSDKLLCTALSLILGGALGNVLDRVMYGAVVDFIDVYYGNWHWPAFNIADSAICIGAALIIWGELRKSFGKSAQSH
- the rpmB gene encoding 50S ribosomal protein L28, with the translated sequence MAKVCQVTGKKPMVGNNVSHANNKTKRRFLPNLQNRRFWVESENRWISLRLTNAGLRVIDKNGIDAVLSDLRARGEI